In Campylobacter sp. 2014D-0216, the following proteins share a genomic window:
- a CDS encoding aspartate-semialdehyde dehydrogenase — protein sequence MKKIAIVGATGAVGEELLNVLDELDFPVESILPLASAKSAGSEVEFRGKSYKVKELTPSVFKENPVDIAFFSAGGNISAEYAKYAVECGAVVIDNTSHFRMDENVPLVVPECNSEDIENWKKTGIIANPNCSTIQMVHVLKPLDDVFNLKRVDVSTYQAASGAGKEGMEELVQGMQSFFAFELDEFEAKTFPYPLALNLIPQIDVFSDNGYTKEELKMINETQKILHKKLDISATCVRVPVLRSHSEAITMHFEKEVDIAQVREILSKAPSVVVMDDVENKKYPMPLFTSDTNETYVGRIRRDINHKNIVHLWCVADQIRVGAATNAVRIAKKWLELV from the coding sequence ATGAAAAAAATTGCTATTGTGGGCGCAACTGGAGCAGTTGGTGAAGAGCTTTTGAATGTTTTAGATGAGCTTGATTTTCCAGTTGAAAGTATTTTGCCGCTAGCAAGCGCAAAAAGCGCAGGCAGTGAAGTAGAATTTAGAGGCAAAAGCTACAAAGTTAAAGAATTAACTCCAAGTGTTTTTAAGGAAAATCCTGTAGACATCGCCTTTTTTAGCGCAGGTGGAAATATAAGCGCTGAGTATGCAAAATACGCAGTTGAATGCGGTGCTGTTGTGATTGATAATACAAGTCATTTTAGAATGGATGAGAATGTTCCTTTGGTGGTGCCTGAATGCAATAGTGAAGATATTGAAAATTGGAAAAAAACAGGGATTATTGCAAATCCAAATTGCTCTACTATACAAATGGTACATGTGTTAAAACCACTAGATGATGTATTTAATTTAAAAAGAGTAGATGTAAGCACTTATCAGGCTGCAAGTGGTGCGGGTAAAGAAGGTATGGAAGAATTGGTTCAAGGTATGCAAAGTTTTTTTGCGTTTGAATTAGATGAATTTGAAGCAAAAACCTTTCCTTATCCTTTGGCTTTAAATTTAATTCCGCAAATTGACGTTTTTAGTGATAATGGATACACTAAAGAAGAGTTAAAAATGATCAACGAAACCCAAAAAATACTTCATAAGAAGCTAGATATCTCTGCAACTTGTGTAAGAGTTCCTGTGCTTAGAAGCCATAGTGAGGCCATTACAATGCACTTTGAAAAAGAAGTGGATATTGCTCAAGTAAGAGAAATTCTTTCTAAGGCTCCAAGCGTTGTTGTAATGGATGATGTAGAAAATAAAAAATACCCAATGCCGCTTTTTACAAGTGATACAAATGAAACTTATGTGGGTAGAATTAGACGCGATATAAATCACAAGAATATTGTGCATTTATGGTGTGTAGCGGATCAAATTCGTGTTGGGGCGGCTACTAATGCTGTCCGTATTGCAAAAAAATGGTTAGAATTGGTTTGA
- a CDS encoding YqhA family protein: MLGKFFENLLVKSRLVTILPVIFGLVGAFVLFFIASYDVIKVLKYVFEYFMVSNSTVDLHEDIVGLIIGAVDLYLMALVLFIFSFGIYELFISEIQEFKKTKQSKVLEVHSLDQLKDKLAKVIIMVLVVNFFQRILQMQLNTVLDMTYLAGSILALCIGLYFLHKSDH, translated from the coding sequence ATGCTAGGAAAATTTTTTGAAAATTTATTAGTTAAAAGTCGTTTGGTTACTATTTTACCGGTTATTTTTGGTCTTGTTGGTGCTTTTGTTTTGTTTTTTATAGCTAGTTACGATGTAATTAAAGTTTTAAAATATGTTTTTGAATACTTTATGGTTTCTAATTCAACAGTAGATTTGCATGAGGATATTGTGGGTTTGATTATAGGTGCTGTGGATTTATACCTAATGGCTTTAGTTTTATTTATCTTTTCTTTTGGAATTTATGAGCTTTTTATTAGTGAAATACAAGAGTTTAAAAAAACAAAACAATCTAAAGTGTTAGAAGTGCATAGCTTAGATCAACTCAAGGATAAACTAGCAAAGGTTATCATTATGGTTTTGGTGGTAAATTTCTTCCAAAGAATTTTACAAATGCAGTTAAACACCGTCTTAGATATGACCTATCTTGCAGGTTCTATTTTAGCTCTTTGTATAGGTCTTTATTTTTTACATAAAAGCGATCACTAA
- the hemE gene encoding uroporphyrinogen decarboxylase codes for MIFIDACLKKPTPYTPVWMMRQAGRYLPEYMEVRAKAGDFLSLCKDYKKASEVTLQPIDILGVDAAIIFSDILVVPLEMGMDLKFEKGEGPVFSNPLKTKDDLENLDVEKSIKNLSYVYDALALTREKLSQDKALIGFCGSPWTIATYMIEGGGSKNYAKCKKLVYQNPEFLHQILSKLTLALKYYIQEQIKAGANAIQIFDSWASALEKEKFFEFSFNYMLEIANFIKEKYPDIPVILFPKGVSGFLDDIDGNFDVFGVDWSTPLELAKEKLGAKYTLQGNMEPCRLYDKKAIEVGVEKILNIMQGSAHIFNLGHGILPDIPVENAKYFIKLVQEKSQK; via the coding sequence ATGATTTTTATTGATGCGTGTTTAAAAAAACCAACTCCTTATACTCCTGTTTGGATGATGCGTCAAGCAGGAAGATATTTGCCTGAGTATATGGAAGTTAGAGCAAAAGCTGGAGATTTTTTATCTCTTTGTAAAGACTATAAAAAAGCAAGCGAAGTTACTTTGCAGCCTATTGATATTTTAGGGGTTGATGCGGCTATTATTTTTTCAGATATTTTAGTGGTACCTTTAGAAATGGGCATGGATTTGAAATTTGAAAAAGGAGAAGGACCGGTATTTTCAAACCCGTTGAAAACAAAAGATGATTTAGAAAATTTAGATGTGGAAAAAAGCATTAAAAATCTTTCTTATGTATATGATGCCTTAGCACTTACTAGAGAAAAACTTTCTCAAGATAAAGCATTGATTGGTTTTTGTGGAAGCCCTTGGACTATTGCTACTTATATGATAGAGGGTGGTGGTAGTAAAAATTATGCAAAATGCAAAAAATTAGTTTATCAAAATCCTGAATTTTTACATCAGATTTTATCTAAACTTACTTTAGCATTGAAGTATTACATTCAAGAGCAAATCAAAGCAGGTGCAAATGCTATTCAAATTTTTGATAGCTGGGCAAGCGCTTTGGAGAAGGAAAAGTTTTTTGAATTTTCTTTTAACTATATGCTTGAGATCGCAAATTTTATAAAAGAAAAATATCCTGATATTCCTGTGATTTTATTTCCTAAAGGTGTGAGTGGCTTTTTAGATGATATCGATGGAAATTTTGATGTTTTTGGTGTAGATTGGAGTACGCCTTTAGAGCTTGCAAAAGAAAAACTAGGTGCTAAATATACTTTACAAGGTAATATGGAACCTTGCAGGTTGTATGATAAAAAAGCGATCGAAGTAGGAGTGGAGAAAATTTTAAATATCATGCAAGGTAGTGCGCATATTTTTAATTTAGGTCATGGGATTTTACCAGATATTCCAGTGGAAAATGCAAAATATTTTATTAAGTTAGTTCAAGAGAAATCACAAAAGTGA
- a CDS encoding radical SAM protein → MSKITFGPISSRRFGLSLGIDLSPNQKQCNFDCVYCELQAAKPLERALIYPEVQDIIHEVQKALESNVQFDFLTLTANGEPSLYPHLEKLVNELKKIKQDKKLLILSNGSGVLNPNSFNALLGIDVVKFSLDSAIEKTFYRIDRALKQIRLETMVEKMIIFREKFLGDLVMEVLIVQGLNDSKEEMHALNDVFARIKPLRVDLSTIDRPPAYPVKGVSTEKLEELSACITTVPVVLAKHYYKGDKIDFNAFELLKMVQLRAQSEFDVENKFSQNSKELLKQLVEQGQITVKNLAGVKFYKKI, encoded by the coding sequence GTGAGTAAAATTACCTTTGGACCTATAAGCTCAAGAAGATTTGGACTTTCATTAGGTATTGATTTAAGTCCAAATCAAAAACAATGCAATTTTGACTGTGTATATTGTGAGTTACAAGCTGCAAAACCCTTAGAAAGGGCTTTAATCTATCCTGAAGTTCAAGATATTATCCATGAAGTGCAAAAAGCATTAGAAAGTAATGTGCAATTTGATTTTTTAACATTGACCGCAAATGGCGAACCAAGTTTATATCCTCATTTAGAGAAACTAGTTAATGAGTTAAAAAAAATAAAACAAGATAAAAAGCTTTTGATTTTAAGTAATGGTAGTGGGGTTTTAAACCCTAATTCTTTTAATGCGCTGCTTGGAATTGATGTTGTGAAATTTAGCCTTGATAGCGCAATAGAAAAAACATTTTATAGAATCGATAGAGCTTTAAAGCAAATTAGACTTGAAACTATGGTTGAAAAAATGATAATTTTTAGGGAAAAATTCTTAGGTGATCTTGTGATGGAGGTCTTAATCGTACAAGGTTTAAATGATAGTAAAGAAGAAATGCATGCTTTAAATGATGTTTTTGCAAGAATTAAGCCTTTAAGGGTTGATTTAAGCACGATTGATAGACCACCAGCTTATCCAGTTAAGGGTGTATCTACGGAAAAACTTGAGGAATTAAGCGCGTGTATTACTACTGTGCCTGTGGTGCTTGCTAAGCATTATTATAAAGGCGATAAGATAGATTTTAACGCTTTTGAGCTTTTGAAAATGGTACAGCTTAGAGCGCAGAGTGAATTTGACGTAGAAAATAAATTTAGCCAAAACAGTAAAGAACTGCTAAAACAACTGGTTGAACAAGGCCAAATTACTGTAAAAAACTTAGCAGGGGTAAAATTTTATAAAAAAATATAA
- a CDS encoding tetratricopeptide repeat protein gives MAEEVTLKEENNQEKAFSDIDENPGVEEQTIPPGMIPPELEDEESTFQRVEEEPPAPQPQEEKKLFDKKFLILISALGGLALVLLIVLIILIFSKDEQKPTIQNFADDNSSTNITRVKQSALDLVVQKANLLYEKGDIESALELYNNINIFNQSLSSYNLGVAQMKQKDYTSAIENFKQSLDLGEHKVAASINLAVCYYNLGNRAKFNHYIDLAKAYLPQDSKSSLYYYYQGLINYYQGFYPEALQMFSKVDNPSYKDESYYISGKIYSLLQSEKNAINFLQKQEEYNVDLPLGLLYAKIGQYAKAKEHLEKSSKSDLHKQRSQVALALVDLKLGQYANGSEILKALYIKDRDIGTKYYKIKTRLKRNLSNIDIAQQNFAKRLITGKQQIYDLLFYFSPYRVFDVKQSMELITKADLGNFIQGYEYELLVKSKALSGVNVELSHAINLAFNFHLREANQEFKNISEIYHAHDVIHYNLALTYAQLQDYHNAYKHFSTAYHLNPKNYIAGIFAIFCMDLVKKDYTKLTNELLENLQADPTIDQNHNIYKYLIHLSRNDFTAMIPYLDNLSGKENSPLELMFSIIAANGNNLENLRNEKIKELKDLLKEDIISNILYFNSENTNLDIKEYAKKAQIYFLTTKLDYNSLFGGAGIVKDSYVTLMQITGLLNHVRNDIKKRLSTSNKNSIGLIFALAYVDIFAKEYQEAYTLYNILIDDYKIKDAQTLFLAAVAAIGSNNPNSAIALLELARLENEETLEARLALGLLYHEVQNLEPAMFQYEKVGNNFKSKFFTFDIKH, from the coding sequence AATTTCAGCGCTTGGAGGACTCGCGCTTGTTTTATTGATTGTTTTAATTATACTCATCTTTTCTAAAGATGAACAAAAACCTACTATACAAAATTTCGCAGATGATAATTCAAGCACAAATATCACCAGAGTAAAACAATCAGCGCTTGATTTAGTTGTACAAAAAGCAAATTTACTATATGAAAAAGGTGATATAGAAAGCGCTTTAGAGCTTTACAATAATATCAATATTTTCAACCAATCTCTATCTAGCTACAATCTTGGAGTGGCTCAGATGAAGCAAAAAGATTACACCAGTGCGATAGAAAATTTTAAACAATCTCTTGATCTAGGTGAACATAAAGTAGCAGCTAGTATTAATCTTGCTGTGTGTTATTATAATCTAGGCAATAGAGCAAAATTCAATCACTATATCGACTTAGCTAAAGCTTATCTTCCGCAAGATTCAAAGTCTTCTTTGTATTATTATTATCAAGGTTTGATTAATTACTACCAAGGTTTTTACCCAGAAGCATTGCAAATGTTTTCAAAAGTAGACAATCCATCTTACAAAGATGAGTCATACTACATTAGTGGCAAAATTTACTCTCTTTTACAATCAGAAAAAAATGCTATCAATTTCTTACAAAAACAAGAAGAATACAACGTAGATCTTCCACTAGGTTTATTATATGCAAAGATCGGCCAGTACGCCAAAGCAAAAGAACACCTTGAAAAATCAAGTAAAAGTGACTTACACAAACAAAGAAGTCAAGTTGCCCTAGCTTTGGTTGACTTAAAACTAGGACAATACGCCAATGGCTCTGAAATCTTAAAAGCTTTATATATTAAAGATAGAGATATCGGAACGAAATACTATAAAATCAAAACTAGATTAAAACGCAATTTGTCTAATATAGACATTGCTCAACAAAATTTCGCAAAAAGACTGATCACCGGAAAACAACAAATTTATGATTTGCTGTTTTATTTTTCCCCTTACCGTGTTTTTGATGTCAAACAGAGTATGGAGCTTATCACTAAGGCTGATTTGGGAAATTTCATACAAGGTTATGAATATGAACTGCTAGTTAAAAGCAAAGCCTTATCAGGCGTTAATGTGGAATTATCCCATGCAATCAACCTTGCTTTTAACTTTCACTTAAGAGAAGCAAATCAAGAATTTAAAAACATTAGTGAAATTTATCATGCGCATGATGTTATTCACTATAATCTTGCTCTTACTTATGCCCAACTGCAAGATTATCACAATGCTTATAAGCATTTTTCAACCGCATATCATCTAAATCCTAAAAACTACATTGCAGGAATTTTTGCTATTTTCTGCATGGATTTAGTAAAAAAAGACTATACAAAATTAACCAATGAGTTACTAGAAAACTTACAAGCAGATCCAACAATTGATCAAAACCATAATATTTACAAATATCTCATTCATTTATCAAGAAACGACTTTACAGCAATGATACCTTATTTAGATAATCTTTCAGGCAAAGAAAACTCACCATTAGAATTAATGTTTTCTATCATAGCTGCTAATGGAAATAATCTTGAAAATTTAAGAAATGAAAAAATTAAGGAACTTAAAGATTTGCTAAAAGAAGATATTATTAGTAATATCTTATATTTTAATTCAGAAAATACCAATCTAGATATAAAAGAGTATGCTAAAAAAGCTCAAATATACTTTTTAACCACTAAACTTGATTATAATTCATTATTTGGTGGCGCAGGCATTGTAAAAGATAGCTATGTAACACTTATGCAGATTACGGGTTTGCTTAATCATGTTAGAAATGACATTAAAAAAAGACTTTCTACTAGCAACAAAAACTCCATTGGGCTGATCTTTGCTTTAGCATATGTAGATATCTTTGCAAAAGAATACCAAGAAGCATACACGCTTTATAATATTTTGATCGATGATTATAAAATCAAAGATGCTCAAACACTCTTTTTAGCAGCAGTAGCTGCAATAGGCTCAAATAACCCAAATTCAGCTATCGCCTTACTTGAGCTTGCAAGATTAGAAAATGAAGAAACTCTAGAAGCTAGACTTGCGTTAGGTCTTTTATATCACGAAGTGCAAAATTTAGAACCTGCAATGTTTCAGTATGAAAAAGTGGGAAATAACTTCAAAAGCAAATTCTTTACCTTTGATATCAAACATTAG